In Maridesulfovibrio frigidus DSM 17176, a genomic segment contains:
- the shc gene encoding squalene--hopene cyclase has protein sequence MNKNKRPEKNNSKKAKINNKTHKQVVALLQPREALKRVIKRFRSLQSPDGYWVFALEADVTIPSEYIMFYRFQGRELDPNVAERLGNYIRAKQMKDGGWPLHDLDGPINISASVKAYMALKMLGDDKDAEHMVRARQVILAKGGAESANVFTRICLATFGQIPWHCPPAMPVEIVLLPKWFFFHLDKVSYWSRSVIFPLLIMYAKKPVCSLRLDESIPELFCKNQEELVHIDRYRDKAFRKNLFILLDRLLKRTIHLIPKSIHNKALNYAEKWTREHMAGRGGIGAIFPAMANAVNALKLLGYDESDPDFARGMKAVNDLIVDRFNVPEKSPTEHTVITGGRELSAAPELDISPNTGTAQNLNQCMCQPCNSPIWDTCLALSAMMEAGEDQNSTTIQNSIKWLFEQQIFYKGDWKSKAPNLEGGGWAFQFENTFYPDLDDTAMVLMAMARAGVLEMEEHRENFIKGVNWLIGMQCTGGGYAAFDIDNNALYLNDIPFADHGALLDPPTSDLTARVVELLGVIGYNKSFRPIKEGIAFLKEEQEDDGSWFGRWGVNYIYGTWSVLCGLRQAGEDMNSSYVCKAVEWFETHQNKDGGWGESCLSYNDKYYAGKGESTPSQTSWALLGMMAAGRVNSKVVSKGVRYLLDTQKEDGSWDEKYFTGTGFPKVFYLRYHGYSQYFPMWALGVYERFSAGEDTKQIMMRLPSPLDLGKKW, from the coding sequence ATGAACAAAAATAAAAGACCAGAAAAAAACAACTCCAAGAAAGCCAAGATCAACAATAAAACGCATAAGCAGGTTGTTGCCCTTTTACAGCCTAGAGAAGCTCTAAAGCGCGTTATTAAGCGGTTCAGATCACTACAAAGCCCTGACGGGTATTGGGTTTTCGCTTTAGAAGCAGACGTCACTATTCCATCAGAATATATAATGTTTTACAGATTTCAGGGCCGTGAGCTAGACCCTAATGTTGCGGAACGACTCGGCAATTACATTCGTGCAAAACAGATGAAAGACGGCGGCTGGCCTCTGCACGATCTCGACGGCCCAATAAATATCAGTGCGTCCGTCAAAGCGTACATGGCCCTCAAAATGCTCGGTGACGACAAAGATGCAGAGCACATGGTCCGCGCACGTCAGGTAATCCTTGCAAAAGGCGGAGCTGAATCAGCAAACGTTTTTACACGCATCTGCCTAGCAACATTTGGACAGATTCCTTGGCACTGCCCGCCAGCTATGCCCGTCGAAATTGTACTACTGCCTAAATGGTTTTTCTTTCATCTTGATAAAGTTTCATACTGGTCAAGATCTGTTATATTTCCGCTTTTGATTATGTACGCTAAGAAGCCGGTTTGCAGCTTACGGCTTGATGAATCAATCCCTGAGCTTTTCTGCAAGAATCAGGAAGAACTGGTCCATATAGATAGATACAGAGATAAGGCATTCCGCAAAAACCTCTTCATTCTTCTAGATAGGTTACTAAAAAGAACAATTCATCTGATTCCAAAATCTATCCATAATAAAGCTCTTAATTATGCCGAAAAATGGACTCGCGAGCACATGGCAGGCCGCGGAGGAATTGGTGCAATTTTCCCTGCAATGGCAAATGCCGTAAATGCTTTAAAACTTCTCGGATATGACGAATCTGATCCAGATTTTGCCAGAGGTATGAAAGCTGTTAATGACCTTATCGTCGATAGGTTTAATGTACCGGAAAAATCTCCAACCGAACACACTGTTATAACTGGCGGGCGTGAACTTTCTGCAGCTCCTGAGCTAGACATTTCACCTAACACTGGAACTGCACAGAATCTGAACCAGTGCATGTGCCAACCCTGCAATTCCCCTATATGGGACACATGCTTGGCCCTGTCAGCTATGATGGAGGCAGGTGAAGACCAGAATAGCACGACAATTCAAAACTCAATCAAATGGTTATTTGAGCAACAAATTTTCTACAAAGGGGACTGGAAATCAAAAGCTCCAAACCTTGAAGGCGGAGGCTGGGCATTCCAGTTTGAAAACACCTTCTACCCCGATTTAGACGACACCGCGATGGTGCTAATGGCCATGGCTCGCGCTGGTGTTCTCGAGATGGAAGAGCATCGCGAAAACTTTATCAAGGGCGTTAACTGGCTCATCGGCATGCAATGCACCGGTGGCGGATACGCCGCCTTCGATATTGATAACAACGCCCTCTACCTAAATGATATTCCATTTGCCGATCACGGAGCACTGCTTGATCCTCCTACATCGGATCTGACCGCGCGCGTGGTCGAGCTTCTCGGAGTCATAGGATATAATAAGAGCTTCCGTCCGATCAAAGAAGGTATTGCCTTCCTTAAGGAAGAACAGGAAGATGATGGTTCATGGTTCGGGCGCTGGGGCGTCAACTATATATATGGAACATGGTCAGTTTTGTGCGGGCTGCGTCAGGCTGGTGAAGACATGAACTCTTCATATGTATGCAAGGCTGTAGAATGGTTTGAAACACATCAGAATAAAGACGGTGGATGGGGCGAATCATGCCTCAGCTACAATGATAAATATTATGCGGGTAAAGGCGAATCAACTCCATCGCAGACATCATGGGCTCTGCTCGGAATGATGGCAGCAGGAAGGGTCAATAGCAAAGTCGTAAGCAAGGGCGTCCGCTACCTCCTTGATACCCAGAAAGAAGATGGAAGCTGGGATGAAAAATATTTCACAGGAACAGGTTTTCCAAAAGTATTCTACCTCCGCTATCACGGCTACAGCCAATATTTCCCCATGTGGGCACTCGGCGTATATGAGCGTTTCTCAGCAGGAGAAGACACAAAACAGATCATGATGCGCTTGCCCTCCCCATTAGACCTAGGGAAGAAGTGGTAG
- a CDS encoding acyl-[acyl-carrier-protein] thioesterase, giving the protein MNDTLVRSSTVPGYETGPDNRMHYHWLMCHLQEVATMHANREGFGVEHLRRKNCFWVLTSMRIEIAELPQREKTFALTTWSKGAKRLRCFRDFSGRDENGKEIVCASSEWMVLDSETGKPINIEKLDMDLLPKRDSVFKDNLKRIRPGTPVKELESIKVPYSSLDVSGHVNNTEYLRWGIDSLRTQGLDTQNINSIRIAFLSEVFEGNTLKIMTCESKQTGSELVGLNETENKAAFALQVK; this is encoded by the coding sequence ATGAATGACACCTTAGTTAGAAGTTCTACCGTACCGGGCTATGAAACCGGGCCGGATAATAGAATGCATTACCACTGGCTCATGTGCCATTTGCAAGAAGTGGCCACCATGCACGCCAACCGCGAGGGATTCGGAGTTGAACATCTAAGAAGAAAAAACTGCTTCTGGGTGCTAACTTCCATGCGTATCGAAATAGCAGAGCTACCGCAGCGCGAAAAAACTTTTGCTCTTACGACCTGGTCGAAAGGAGCTAAAAGACTTAGATGTTTTCGTGACTTTTCCGGCCGTGATGAAAATGGGAAAGAAATAGTATGCGCCAGTTCTGAGTGGATGGTTCTCGACTCAGAAACAGGAAAACCGATCAATATCGAAAAGTTAGACATGGATCTGTTACCTAAAAGAGATTCAGTATTTAAAGATAATTTAAAAAGAATCCGCCCCGGAACTCCGGTTAAAGAGTTAGAGTCGATCAAAGTTCCATACAGCTCACTTGATGTCAGCGGACACGTTAACAACACTGAATATCTCCGCTGGGGAATAGACTCACTGCGAACACAAGGATTGGATACCCAAAACATCAACTCTATTCGCATAGCATTCCTTTCTGAAGTTTTTGAGGGCAATACCCTTAAAATAATGACCTGTGAGTCAAAACAGACAGGTTCTGAATTAGTGGGACTGAACGAAACGGAAAATAAAGCCGCGTTCGCACTTCAAGTGAAATGA
- the thrS gene encoding threonine--tRNA ligase, producing the protein MLVAGNEIEVEQDAIVGDVLKEALSKKQFKSLVVAKCGEDFIDLSTAIPSGCTTLEPVMATTDEGLEVIRHSTAHLMAEAVKKLFPTAKVTIGPSISNGFYYDFEYERPFTPEDLEAIEAEMVKRVGANEEFTREEMTSAVAREKFDKMGEDYKVELIDDLGADNVSIYSNGEFCDLCRGPHVARTGMLKAFKLLSVAGAYWRGDEKRAQLQRIYGTAFADPKALKKHLFQLEEAKKRDHRKLGTQLDLFSVHNDVGAGMIIWHPKGALIRAILEDFERKEHLKRGYSFVQGPLILKKELWERSGHYDNYRENMYFTEIDDQSYGIKPMNCLSHMLVFKSRIRSYRDLPQRYFELGVVHRHEKSGVLHGLLRVRSFTQDDAHILCRQDQLRDEIIGVAKFVGDIMSLFGFNYEAQISTKPEKAIGSDEDWDKATFALTDALDTMGMEYSINEGDGAFYGPKIDIIIKDALDRSWQCATIQCDFTLPDRFDLVYVGDDGAKHRPVMLHRVILGSIERFIGVLLEHTGGALPAWIAPVQAKILTVTDSQNEFAEKVLRFLQEKGIRAEIDIRNEKLGYKVREAQLEKIPYMLIIGDNEVAAESVNVRARDGEDPGLKSLDEAAELISIAINEPFKRGGMSYSFS; encoded by the coding sequence ATGCTAGTTGCAGGAAATGAGATTGAGGTAGAGCAGGACGCCATAGTTGGCGATGTACTCAAAGAAGCCTTATCAAAAAAACAGTTCAAGAGTCTTGTCGTTGCTAAATGCGGCGAAGATTTCATTGACCTCTCAACCGCAATCCCGTCTGGCTGCACAACTCTAGAGCCAGTAATGGCGACTACAGACGAAGGGTTAGAAGTAATTCGCCATTCTACAGCTCACCTTATGGCAGAAGCTGTTAAAAAACTTTTCCCCACAGCAAAAGTAACCATTGGGCCTTCAATTTCTAATGGTTTCTACTACGACTTCGAATACGAGCGTCCCTTCACTCCTGAAGACCTCGAAGCAATCGAAGCCGAAATGGTTAAGCGCGTGGGAGCTAACGAAGAATTTACTCGCGAAGAGATGACCAGCGCAGTGGCAAGAGAAAAATTCGACAAAATGGGCGAAGACTACAAGGTCGAGCTTATCGATGATCTTGGCGCTGACAACGTCTCCATCTATTCTAACGGTGAATTCTGCGACCTTTGTCGTGGACCTCACGTTGCACGTACAGGAATGCTTAAAGCATTCAAATTACTCTCCGTAGCTGGAGCGTACTGGCGCGGCGATGAAAAGCGCGCACAGCTTCAGCGCATATACGGAACTGCCTTTGCAGACCCTAAAGCTCTGAAAAAACATCTTTTCCAGCTTGAAGAAGCCAAAAAACGTGACCACCGCAAACTCGGAACTCAACTGGATTTATTTTCAGTGCACAACGACGTTGGCGCAGGCATGATTATCTGGCATCCAAAGGGAGCACTCATCAGAGCTATCCTTGAAGACTTCGAGCGCAAAGAGCATTTGAAACGCGGATACAGTTTTGTTCAGGGACCACTTATTCTTAAAAAAGAATTGTGGGAACGCTCAGGACATTACGACAACTACCGCGAAAATATGTATTTCACAGAAATTGACGACCAGTCTTACGGCATTAAGCCCATGAACTGCTTGTCACACATGCTTGTTTTCAAATCCAGAATTCGCAGCTACCGCGACCTTCCTCAGCGCTACTTTGAGCTGGGTGTTGTTCACCGCCACGAAAAATCTGGTGTTCTGCACGGATTACTGAGAGTTCGCTCATTCACACAGGATGATGCACATATTCTTTGCCGTCAGGATCAACTCAGAGATGAAATTATCGGCGTTGCAAAATTCGTCGGTGATATCATGAGCCTTTTCGGATTTAACTACGAAGCTCAAATCAGCACCAAGCCTGAAAAAGCTATCGGATCCGATGAAGACTGGGATAAGGCAACTTTTGCACTGACCGATGCACTCGACACAATGGGCATGGAGTACTCAATTAATGAAGGTGATGGTGCTTTTTACGGCCCCAAAATCGACATAATTATCAAAGACGCTCTTGACCGTAGCTGGCAGTGTGCTACTATTCAGTGTGATTTTACCTTGCCAGACAGGTTCGACTTGGTATATGTGGGCGATGACGGTGCAAAACACAGACCAGTAATGTTGCACAGAGTCATCCTCGGATCCATAGAAAGATTCATTGGAGTCTTGCTCGAACACACAGGTGGCGCTTTGCCCGCCTGGATAGCTCCTGTTCAGGCAAAAATACTTACTGTCACGGACTCTCAGAACGAATTTGCCGAAAAAGTCTTGCGATTTTTGCAAGAAAAGGGCATTCGTGCTGAGATTGATATACGCAATGAGAAATTGGGCTACAAGGTACGGGAAGCTCAATTAGAAAAGATCCCGTACATGTTGATAATCGGCGACAATGAAGTCGCAGCGGAATCGGTCAATGTAAGGGCCCGCGACGGGGAAGACCCGGGACTCAAGTCTCTTGACGAAGCGGCAGAGCTTATTTCGATCGCGATCAACGAACCATTCAAACGCGGAGGCATGAGCTATAGCTTTTCATAG
- the infC gene encoding translation initiation factor IF-3, which yields MAFHRDGRRPYRRDDGARRNERIRVPQVRVIDDQGEQLGVISTADALELAQSRGLDLVEVAEKEDPPVCKIMDYGKFKYQQQKRKQEAKKKQTVIQIKEVKFRPKTDEHDYQTKLKHIRRFLDGGDRCKVTIFFRGREIVHKDRGLIVLERVKEDTLDIAKMDQAPRSEGRTMNMMLAPIKK from the coding sequence ATAGCTTTTCATAGAGACGGCAGGCGCCCCTATCGCAGGGATGACGGCGCCCGACGAAACGAACGTATTCGAGTTCCTCAGGTTAGAGTTATTGATGATCAAGGTGAACAGCTTGGAGTTATCTCCACAGCCGATGCCCTTGAATTAGCTCAGAGTAGAGGTCTTGATCTGGTAGAAGTTGCTGAAAAGGAAGATCCACCTGTATGTAAGATAATGGACTATGGTAAGTTCAAGTATCAACAGCAGAAGCGCAAGCAGGAAGCCAAAAAGAAGCAAACTGTCATCCAGATTAAAGAAGTAAAATTTCGACCAAAAACCGATGAGCACGATTACCAAACAAAGCTCAAACACATCCGCCGCTTCCTTGATGGTGGCGACAGATGTAAGGTTACTATATTTTTCCGAGGACGAGAAATCGTCCATAAGGACAGAGGCTTAATAGTTCTGGAAAGAGTCAAAGAAGATACTTTGGATATCGCCAAGATGGATCAGGCGCCAAGATCGGAAGGACGCACCATGAACATGATGTTAGCTCCAATTAAAAAATAA
- the rpmI gene encoding 50S ribosomal protein L35, which produces MPKMKTRRGAAKRFTKTGSGKFKRRRQGLRHILTKKSAKRKSRLGKSTTVDSANIGQVKRMLPYA; this is translated from the coding sequence ATGCCAAAAATGAAAACTAGAAGAGGCGCTGCAAAGCGTTTCACTAAAACTGGTAGCGGAAAATTCAAGCGCCGTAGACAAGGTCTTCGTCATATCCTGACAAAGAAAAGTGCCAAGCGCAAAAGCAGATTGGGTAAAAGTACTACAGTTGACAGTGCCAATATTGGTCAGGTCAAACGTATGCTTCCCTACGCATAG
- the rplT gene encoding 50S ribosomal protein L20 — protein sequence MRVKRGIAAKKRHKKFLKMAKGFRGSGSTLYRTARERVERSLCMAYVGRKVRKREMRKLWIQRINAAARLNGLSYSRLINGLSLAGIELNRKVLADLAVTDTVAFAKIAEKAKAQVS from the coding sequence ATGAGAGTTAAACGTGGTATTGCCGCGAAGAAGCGTCACAAAAAGTTTTTGAAGATGGCCAAAGGCTTTCGCGGTTCCGGTAGTACCCTTTACCGCACCGCAAGAGAACGTGTAGAACGTTCACTTTGCATGGCTTATGTCGGACGTAAAGTTCGTAAACGCGAAATGCGTAAGCTCTGGATTCAGCGCATCAACGCAGCTGCTCGCCTAAACGGTCTGTCTTACAGCCGTCTAATTAACGGTCTTTCTTTGGCCGGTATCGAGCTTAACCGTAAAGTATTGGCTGATCTAGCAGTAACTGACACAGTTGCTTTCGCTAAGATCGCTGAGAAAGCTAAAGCTCAGGTAAGCTAA
- the pheS gene encoding phenylalanine--tRNA ligase subunit alpha, giving the protein MSDAKSLLQELEGLVPECNARLDQASSLSDMEELRVDFLGRKGRLAKIMSGLPALSKEDKPVAGKKANEVKTALTDLIEGRQSQLERAAITESLSRFDPTMPGRTPNQGSLHPVTLVMDEICDVLIGLGFEVATGPEVENDWYNFEALNIPPEHPARDMQDTLYISDSILLRTHTSPLQIRTMMERTPPLAAIAPGKVYRRDSDITHTPMFHQIEGFLVGKDISMANLRGTITAFIHQLFGAETEVRFRPSFFPFTEPGAEVDISCVMCGGTGSIDGKACRVCKQTGWVEILGCGMLDPNVMKAVNYDTEIYSGFAFGVGIERVAMLKYGIGDLRMFFENDIRFLQQFS; this is encoded by the coding sequence ATGTCGGACGCAAAGTCCCTGCTACAGGAACTGGAAGGCCTGGTCCCGGAGTGTAATGCTCGTCTGGACCAGGCTTCTTCTTTGTCTGACATGGAAGAATTAAGGGTCGACTTTCTTGGTCGTAAAGGCCGCCTGGCGAAGATCATGTCCGGCCTCCCTGCTCTTTCTAAAGAAGACAAACCTGTCGCAGGAAAAAAAGCCAACGAAGTCAAGACAGCTCTCACAGATCTGATCGAGGGAAGGCAGTCCCAGCTTGAAAGAGCTGCCATCACTGAGAGCCTGTCCCGTTTTGACCCGACTATGCCTGGTCGCACTCCTAATCAGGGATCACTTCACCCAGTCACTTTAGTGATGGATGAAATTTGTGATGTTCTGATAGGTCTCGGTTTCGAGGTTGCGACAGGACCGGAAGTCGAAAACGACTGGTATAATTTCGAAGCCTTGAACATCCCGCCCGAGCACCCTGCACGCGACATGCAGGACACTCTATATATTTCAGATTCAATTCTGTTACGCACTCACACTTCCCCATTGCAGATTCGCACCATGATGGAAAGAACTCCACCACTGGCCGCAATCGCTCCGGGCAAAGTGTATCGCCGGGATTCAGATATTACCCATACACCGATGTTTCACCAGATCGAAGGATTTCTGGTTGGTAAAGATATCAGTATGGCAAATCTACGAGGCACAATCACAGCATTCATTCATCAGCTTTTCGGAGCTGAAACAGAAGTTCGCTTCCGTCCAAGCTTCTTTCCTTTCACTGAACCAGGCGCGGAAGTCGATATCTCCTGCGTTATGTGCGGTGGTACAGGATCGATTGATGGCAAAGCGTGCCGAGTATGCAAACAGACCGGTTGGGTCGAAATCCTCGGCTGCGGAATGTTGGACCCTAATGTAATGAAAGCGGTTAATTACGATACTGAAATTTATTCCGGATTTGCATTCGGTGTAGGTATCGAGCGCGTTGCCATGCTGAAATACGGCATTGGCGATCTGCGTATGTTTTTTGAAAACGATATCCGATTTCTACAGCAGTTTTCTTAA
- the pheT gene encoding phenylalanine--tRNA ligase subunit beta has protein sequence MLLSMQWLRDFVPYEGETQELGDRLTMLGLELEEIYNPFEAVAPIVVGHVVECERHPEAEKLSVCKVDVGDSELLEIVCGAPNVAQGINVPVAKVGTTMPGGLKIKKAKLRGIKSFGMICSESELELSDEHDGIMILPENLKPGQNFVEAMNLETTILDLGVTPNRADCLSMLGIAREAALAFNLPLTMPALNLVESGGNAADMLKINIDDPEFCPLYQARILEGATVKPAPNWMRHRLLSVGIRPISNIVDVTNYILFELGQPLHAFDRDLLKGDSIRVGHASEGLKFSTLDDQERILKDSDLLIWDAERPVALAGVMGGMNSEINKESKNVVLESAVFRPGTIRKTARRLSLPSEASYRFERGVDQNMNTFAMNRAAQLMSELSGAKVISGVAKSEPTPWQTRTHEYRHARCNSWLGLNLEPEFSKNAFTLMGLEVNDADADNWKVTTPSFRLDLEREADLYEEVARYFGMDKIPSILPRTDKTFDSKILSDTPYGFYRRLKNWGSGTGLHEAINYSFVGDDDLDLLGLPQEGRVKIANPLSEDQNVMRTAIAPGMLNTVRHNLAQGNTHIRIFEIAKQFEIDESSDTNTTEQTRIGMMLTGSRNSSEWPHEHGDADYLDVKGLVENLLCDLKLDISEVSLVEDHSYLEPCIKIVCGDDEVGIMGMVKPEIADKYHAKKEVWMADLNADLLRDKVMSHKIKFAPLPVFPPSRRDITVMASVSLRAETIKQAILGLRLPLLESVELVNLFVPEDQEDERNLSFRLTYRHGKKTLKDKEVDKEHNKVLAALEKALPIRL, from the coding sequence ATGCTTTTAAGCATGCAATGGCTGCGAGATTTCGTACCTTACGAAGGCGAAACTCAGGAGCTTGGCGACAGGCTGACTATGCTCGGTCTTGAGCTAGAAGAAATTTACAATCCTTTTGAAGCTGTAGCTCCAATTGTTGTCGGTCACGTTGTAGAATGTGAACGCCACCCTGAAGCAGAAAAACTCTCAGTATGTAAAGTAGACGTTGGCGACAGCGAATTGCTCGAGATTGTTTGCGGAGCACCGAATGTTGCGCAGGGAATTAACGTTCCAGTTGCAAAAGTCGGAACAACTATGCCCGGTGGCCTTAAAATTAAAAAGGCTAAACTTCGCGGAATCAAATCTTTCGGTATGATCTGTTCAGAAAGTGAGCTTGAACTTTCAGACGAACATGATGGCATCATGATTCTACCTGAAAACCTCAAACCCGGTCAGAATTTCGTCGAGGCTATGAACCTTGAGACAACAATTCTCGACCTCGGGGTAACTCCTAATAGAGCGGACTGCCTTTCCATGCTCGGAATCGCGCGTGAAGCCGCACTTGCTTTTAACTTGCCACTGACAATGCCCGCTCTCAACTTGGTTGAATCTGGCGGCAATGCAGCAGACATGCTTAAGATCAATATCGACGATCCTGAATTCTGCCCGCTTTATCAGGCTAGAATTCTCGAAGGAGCGACGGTTAAACCGGCTCCTAACTGGATGCGTCACCGTCTCCTTTCTGTCGGAATTCGCCCAATCAGCAATATCGTTGATGTCACTAACTACATTCTTTTCGAGCTGGGCCAGCCCCTACATGCATTTGACCGCGATCTCCTGAAAGGAGACTCCATTAGAGTCGGACATGCATCAGAAGGTCTCAAATTCTCCACACTAGATGATCAGGAACGTATCCTTAAAGATTCTGACCTCCTTATCTGGGATGCAGAGCGCCCTGTTGCTCTAGCTGGTGTTATGGGCGGCATGAATTCTGAGATCAACAAAGAGTCTAAAAATGTTGTCCTTGAAAGCGCCGTTTTCAGACCAGGTACTATTCGTAAAACAGCTCGCAGATTGTCTCTTCCATCTGAGGCTTCATATAGATTTGAACGTGGTGTCGATCAGAATATGAACACTTTTGCTATGAACCGGGCTGCTCAGCTTATGAGCGAACTTTCCGGCGCAAAGGTAATTTCAGGAGTCGCTAAAAGCGAACCAACTCCTTGGCAGACTCGCACACACGAATATCGTCACGCTCGCTGTAACTCATGGCTTGGTCTTAACCTTGAGCCAGAGTTCAGTAAAAATGCTTTCACCCTCATGGGGCTTGAAGTAAACGATGCTGACGCTGACAACTGGAAAGTTACAACACCTTCATTCAGACTCGACCTCGAACGCGAAGCCGATCTTTACGAAGAAGTTGCACGCTATTTCGGCATGGATAAAATTCCATCAATACTTCCCCGTACTGATAAAACTTTTGATTCCAAAATACTTTCCGATACACCATATGGTTTTTATCGCAGACTCAAAAATTGGGGCTCAGGCACTGGCCTTCATGAAGCAATCAATTACAGCTTCGTAGGCGATGACGACCTTGACCTTCTCGGACTACCGCAAGAAGGAAGAGTCAAAATAGCGAATCCTCTCAGTGAAGATCAGAACGTTATGCGTACTGCTATTGCTCCGGGAATGCTAAACACTGTCCGCCACAACCTGGCACAGGGCAACACACATATCCGTATCTTCGAAATTGCTAAGCAGTTTGAAATAGATGAATCATCTGACACAAACACCACTGAGCAGACACGAATAGGTATGATGTTGACTGGATCAAGAAATTCATCAGAATGGCCACACGAACATGGTGATGCAGATTACCTTGACGTTAAAGGTCTTGTTGAGAATTTACTTTGCGACCTAAAACTGGATATCTCCGAAGTTTCACTTGTCGAAGACCATTCATACCTCGAGCCGTGTATCAAAATTGTATGCGGCGACGATGAAGTCGGTATCATGGGCATGGTCAAGCCAGAAATTGCTGATAAGTATCACGCCAAGAAAGAAGTGTGGATGGCTGATCTGAATGCAGATCTTCTCCGCGACAAGGTCATGAGCCATAAGATTAAGTTTGCTCCACTGCCTGTATTCCCTCCTTCTAGAAGAGACATAACCGTAATGGCTTCTGTATCTCTTCGGGCTGAGACTATTAAGCAGGCGATTTTAGGCCTTAGGTTGCCGCTACTTGAATCTGTCGAACTGGTTAACCTATTTGTCCCAGAAGATCAGGAAGATGAGCGTAACCTGTCTTTCCGCCTGACATACCGCCACGGTAAGAAGACTCTCAAGGATAAAGAGGTAGATAAAGAACACAACAAGGTTCTTGCTGCTCTCGAAAAAGCTCTTCCAATTCGCCTCTAG
- a CDS encoding TetR family transcriptional regulator, which produces MARKTKEEAEKTRQALLASAFKVFSTKGYAKTTLQDIATDSNVTRGAVYWHFKNKTDLFEKLLDHAFLPVQQVIFSKIKDDDSPQELLVSLMKIWLHHVTSDDNFRTAFEIIFNKTEWSEELMPFKLKYKDEELKFIKMVESIFSKGIEQGVFRKDLTPSVASAFYYSTLFGLAQYSLFFEQELDINKEIDSLIDMFLHSCLCKN; this is translated from the coding sequence ATGGCGAGAAAAACTAAAGAAGAAGCGGAAAAAACTAGACAAGCCCTACTTGCATCAGCATTCAAGGTTTTTAGCACAAAAGGATACGCAAAAACGACTTTACAAGATATTGCTACAGATTCAAATGTTACTAGAGGCGCTGTTTATTGGCACTTTAAAAATAAAACGGACCTCTTTGAGAAGCTCTTAGATCATGCATTTCTGCCTGTGCAACAAGTCATTTTTTCTAAGATTAAAGATGATGATTCACCGCAAGAGCTTCTTGTAAGCCTCATGAAAATATGGCTCCATCACGTTACTTCTGATGATAATTTTAGAACAGCATTTGAAATCATTTTCAATAAAACAGAATGGTCAGAAGAGCTGATGCCTTTCAAGCTTAAGTATAAAGACGAAGAACTCAAATTCATTAAAATGGTTGAATCTATTTTTTCGAAAGGAATCGAACAGGGTGTATTCCGCAAAGATCTGACTCCATCCGTAGCTTCGGCGTTTTATTACTCCACACTTTTCGGACTAGCGCAATATTCTCTTTTTTTCGAGCAAGAGCTCGACATTAATAAAGAAATTGACTCTCTTATCGATATGTTCTTACACTCCTGTCTATGCAAAAATTAA
- a CDS encoding lactoylglutathione lyase family protein, producing MVYPRTFSHIGLSVTDLEKAVEFYTKVLGWYVIMPPTEITADDSAIGVMCTDVFGKGWGSFKIAHLSTGDKIGVEIFEFLNSEKPENNFEYWKNGVFHFCVQDPDVEGLVAKVVEHGGKQRMPVREYYPGEKPYRMVYCEDPFGNIFEIYSHSYELTYAAGAYQDKT from the coding sequence ATGGTATATCCAAGAACATTTTCGCACATTGGTTTATCAGTTACTGACCTAGAAAAAGCTGTAGAATTTTATACTAAAGTCCTCGGTTGGTACGTGATCATGCCTCCGACTGAGATTACTGCTGATGATTCGGCTATCGGTGTGATGTGTACTGATGTGTTTGGAAAAGGATGGGGTAGTTTTAAAATTGCTCATCTTTCAACTGGTGATAAAATTGGCGTTGAAATTTTTGAATTTCTTAATTCTGAAAAACCTGAAAACAATTTCGAATACTGGAAAAATGGGGTCTTTCATTTCTGTGTTCAGGACCCCGATGTGGAAGGATTGGTTGCCAAGGTAGTGGAGCATGGTGGTAAGCAGAGAATGCCAGTGCGTGAGTATTATCCAGGCGAAAAACCTTATAGAATGGTTTACTGCGAAGATCCATTTGGTAATATCTTTGAAATCTATTCACATAGTTACGAATTGACTTATGCGGCGGGAGCATATCAGGATAAAACGTGA